One stretch of Roseovarius mucosus DNA includes these proteins:
- a CDS encoding Crp/Fnr family transcriptional regulator encodes MVTDCQNCPLRSRAIFAPMTDAEVAFMQSFKTGELEVEGGATLMMEASNSPQLYTALRGMGLRYKTLLSGERQVINFVMPGDFIGLQAGVMQEMQHSVEATTDMKLCVFDRKRLWALFRDHPDRAYDLTWIAAVEEHLLGESLAILGHMSGIERIARAFVRLFDRGAAIGLTRGADMPLPYRQQDLADALGLSVVHVNKMLKRLREQGAATWQNGRLTLHDRDRLCDIAQLDRDRTPMTRPLI; translated from the coding sequence ATGGTTACAGATTGTCAGAATTGCCCGCTGCGCAGCCGCGCCATCTTTGCGCCAATGACGGACGCAGAGGTGGCCTTCATGCAAAGCTTCAAAACCGGCGAGCTTGAGGTTGAAGGCGGCGCCACCCTGATGATGGAGGCCTCCAACAGCCCGCAACTCTACACCGCCCTGCGCGGCATGGGCCTGCGTTACAAGACCCTGCTCTCGGGCGAACGACAGGTCATCAACTTTGTGATGCCCGGCGATTTCATCGGGCTACAGGCGGGGGTGATGCAGGAAATGCAACATTCCGTCGAGGCGACAACAGATATGAAACTCTGCGTCTTTGACCGCAAACGCCTTTGGGCCTTGTTTCGCGACCATCCCGACCGCGCCTATGACCTGACCTGGATTGCTGCCGTCGAAGAACACCTTCTAGGCGAGAGCCTTGCGATCCTCGGTCATATGAGCGGGATCGAGCGCATCGCGCGCGCCTTTGTGCGCCTTTTTGATCGCGGCGCGGCGATTGGCCTGACCCGTGGCGCAGACATGCCCCTGCCCTACCGGCAACAGGATCTCGCCGACGCGCTTGGCCTCTCGGTGGTGCATGTCAACAAGATGCTCAAACGCCTGCGCGAACAGGGGGCCGCCACATGGCAGAACGGTCGACTGACGTTGCATGATCGTGACCGTCTTTGCGATATTGCCCAACTTGACCGCGACCGTACCCCGATGACCCGCCCGCTGATCTAA
- a CDS encoding GcvT family protein, with product MTDLPTQARVVIIGGGVVGCSVAYHLTKLGWRDVVLLERKQLTSGTTWHAAGLIGQLRATANMTRLARYSAELYTGLEAETGVATGFRQVGSVSVALTGERLEELKRNAAMARAFGVPVEEMSPAEIKVRYPHLNLDGVTGGVWLPTDGQADPANIALALAKGARNRGARVQERVKVTRIARAGRRVTGVDWQGEDGSAGHIACEMIVNCAGMWGHEVGRMAGTNVPLHACEHFYIVSEPIAGLRQLPVLRVPDECAYYKEDAGKIMLGAFEPVSKPWGMKGIPESFEFDQLPEDFDHFEPILEAAVNRMPMLAEAGIHTFFNGPESFTPDDAYHLGLCPEMDNVWVAAGFNSIGIQSAGGAGHALSLWMDAGERPFDLGDVDVARMQPFQGNKTYLFERSKETLGLLYADHYPYRQKATARGVRRTPFHAQLLAQGAVMGELAGWERANWYAEAGQEREYRYSWKRQNWFENTAAEVRAIRGAVGMYDMSSFGKLRVEGAGAEAFLNHVCGADMSVAPGRIVYTQFLNAKGGIEADVTVTRLSETAYLVVTPAATRLADETWLRRHVGDHPVVITDVTAGEGVLAVMGPKARDLLRAVSPDDFSNDAHPFGQARQIEIGMGVARAHRVSYVGELGWEIYVSADMCGHMFEVLHAAGADHGLRLCGMHAMDSCRIEKAFRHFGHDITCEDHVLEAGLGFAVATGKADFIGREAVLAKRAAGLERRLVQFRLTDPEPMLYHNEPLLRDGEIVGYLSSGAYGHHLGGAMGLGYVPCAGESAEQVLASNYEVDVAGVRVKAEASLKPMYDPKSERVKA from the coding sequence ATGACCGATCTTCCAACTCAGGCCCGTGTGGTCATCATCGGCGGCGGCGTCGTGGGCTGTTCTGTGGCCTATCATCTCACCAAGCTGGGCTGGCGCGATGTGGTTCTTTTGGAGCGTAAGCAGCTCACGTCGGGGACCACTTGGCATGCGGCGGGGCTGATCGGGCAGTTGCGCGCGACGGCCAATATGACGCGGCTCGCGCGCTATTCGGCAGAGCTTTACACCGGGCTTGAGGCCGAGACAGGCGTTGCCACCGGGTTCCGGCAGGTGGGATCGGTGTCGGTCGCGCTGACGGGCGAGCGGCTGGAGGAACTCAAGCGCAATGCCGCGATGGCGCGGGCCTTTGGCGTGCCGGTCGAGGAAATGAGCCCGGCGGAGATCAAGGTGCGCTATCCGCATCTCAACCTTGACGGGGTCACGGGCGGTGTCTGGCTGCCCACCGATGGGCAGGCGGACCCGGCCAATATCGCGCTGGCGCTGGCCAAAGGCGCGCGCAACCGCGGCGCACGGGTGCAGGAGCGCGTGAAGGTCACGCGGATTGCCCGTGCGGGCCGCCGGGTGACAGGCGTGGATTGGCAGGGCGAGGATGGCAGTGCCGGCCATATCGCCTGTGAGATGATCGTCAATTGCGCGGGCATGTGGGGGCATGAGGTGGGCCGGATGGCGGGCACCAATGTGCCGCTGCATGCCTGCGAGCATTTCTATATCGTGTCCGAGCCGATTGCGGGCCTTCGCCAATTGCCGGTGCTGCGGGTGCCGGATGAATGCGCCTATTACAAGGAAGATGCGGGCAAGATCATGCTGGGCGCGTTCGAGCCCGTCTCGAAACCCTGGGGGATGAAGGGCATCCCGGAGAGTTTTGAGTTTGACCAGCTGCCCGAGGATTTCGACCATTTCGAGCCGATTTTGGAGGCGGCGGTGAACCGGATGCCGATGCTGGCCGAGGCGGGAATTCACACGTTCTTTAACGGTCCGGAAAGTTTTACCCCCGATGATGCCTATCATCTGGGGCTTTGCCCCGAGATGGACAATGTCTGGGTGGCGGCCGGGTTCAACTCGATCGGTATTCAGTCGGCCGGGGGGGCAGGGCATGCGCTGTCGCTCTGGATGGATGCGGGGGAGCGACCGTTTGATCTGGGCGATGTGGATGTGGCACGGATGCAGCCCTTTCAGGGCAATAAGACGTATCTTTTCGAGCGCTCCAAGGAGACGCTGGGCCTGCTTTATGCCGATCACTACCCCTACCGGCAAAAGGCCACGGCGCGCGGTGTGCGGCGCACGCCGTTTCATGCGCAACTCTTGGCCCAAGGTGCTGTCATGGGCGAATTGGCAGGCTGGGAGCGGGCCAATTGGTATGCCGAGGCCGGGCAGGAGCGGGAGTATCGCTATAGCTGGAAGCGGCAGAATTGGTTTGAGAACACGGCGGCGGAGGTGCGGGCCATTCGCGGGGCCGTGGGCATGTACGATATGTCGAGTTTTGGCAAGCTGCGGGTTGAGGGAGCCGGTGCCGAGGCCTTTCTCAACCATGTCTGCGGGGCGGATATGTCTGTGGCCCCGGGGCGGATTGTCTATACGCAGTTCCTGAATGCCAAGGGCGGCATCGAGGCGGATGTGACGGTGACGCGGCTGAGCGAGACGGCCTATTTGGTGGTGACACCGGCGGCGACGCGGCTGGCGGATGAAACATGGCTGCGGCGGCATGTCGGGGATCACCCTGTGGTGATCACCGATGTAACGGCGGGCGAGGGCGTGTTGGCGGTGATGGGTCCGAAGGCGCGCGATCTTTTGCGCGCGGTCTCGCCTGATGATTTCTCGAACGACGCGCATCCCTTTGGGCAGGCGCGGCAGATCGAGATTGGCATGGGTGTCGCGCGGGCGCACCGCGTCTCTTATGTGGGCGAGTTGGGTTGGGAGATCTATGTAAGTGCCGATATGTGCGGCCATATGTTCGAGGTGCTGCACGCGGCGGGTGCGGATCATGGCCTGCGCCTGTGCGGGATGCACGCGATGGACAGTTGCCGGATCGAGAAGGCATTTCGGCATTTCGGCCATGATATCACCTGCGAAGATCATGTGCTGGAGGCGGGGCTTGGCTTTGCCGTGGCGACAGGAAAAGCCGATTTCATCGGGCGCGAGGCGGTGCTGGCCAAGCGCGCGGCGGGGTTGGAGCGGCGCTTGGTTCAGTTTCGCCTGACGGACCCTGAGCCGATGCTCTATCACAATGAGCCCTTGCTGCGGGATGGCGAGATCGTGGGCTATCTGAGTTCGGGGGCTTACGGCCATCATCTGGGGGGCGCGATGGGCCTTGGCTATGTGCCCTGCGCGGGCGAGAGCGCGGAGCAGGTTTTGGCCTCGAACTATGAGGTCGATGTGGCCGGGGTGCGGGTAAAGGCGGAGGCGTCACTGAAACCAATGTATGATCCCAAATCCGAGCGCGTGAAGGCCTGA
- a CDS encoding phospholipase D family protein: MTQSRPAQGDTAADAITDLKVLITAEEAYPALERAFLEAQTEISACFRVFDLRTRLRSDEARAIGATWFDLVVHTLDRGVSIRLLVSDFDPIAAVHLHRLASQTLRQIAAVREMAQPEARLDFTVALHEAKSGIFPRVLFYPLVRMKIREMVDRWCHMTKPERERFRVETPRLRSLCRVDDRDQLCFPARLMDLHPATHHQKLAVFDRRLVYIGGLDLNERRYDTKQHRQEPNQTWHDVQVLATGPVAKAAQAHLEGFLAAVARKSAPPPSVPGFLRTLSRRRLSAPMRLSPHTVLREIESAHLAAIAKAERLIYLETQYFRYVPLARALARRARQCPELRLILVLPAAPEEVAFSSDPGLDGRFGEHQQARALAYLKAAFGPERLVIASPVQPRASDSAARDALEGAPLIYVHSKVSIFDEAEAIVSSANLNGRSMRWDTEAGLHVTRRDQVAEIRAKVMGCWLPKEADASFLDLETAFGAWQGMVGSNSVLPPRHRKGFLVDYDSDVAKAIAMPLPGMPEEVV, encoded by the coding sequence ATGACCCAGAGCAGGCCCGCGCAGGGTGATACAGCGGCAGATGCGATTACAGACCTCAAGGTTCTGATTACCGCAGAAGAGGCGTATCCGGCTTTGGAGCGTGCTTTTTTGGAGGCGCAGACAGAGATTTCGGCCTGTTTTCGGGTGTTTGATTTGCGGACGCGGCTGCGCTCGGACGAGGCGCGCGCGATTGGCGCGACGTGGTTTGATCTTGTCGTTCACACGCTTGATCGCGGGGTGTCGATCCGTCTGCTCGTATCCGATTTCGATCCGATCGCGGCGGTGCATCTGCATCGGTTGGCGTCGCAAACACTGCGCCAGATCGCGGCGGTGCGGGAAATGGCGCAGCCAGAGGCGCGGCTCGACTTTACCGTGGCATTGCATGAGGCCAAGAGCGGGATATTCCCCCGCGTGCTGTTCTATCCGCTGGTGCGGATGAAAATCCGCGAGATGGTGGACCGCTGGTGCCACATGACCAAGCCGGAACGCGAGCGGTTCCGGGTTGAGACGCCGCGCTTGCGCAGCCTTTGCCGGGTGGATGACCGGGATCAACTGTGTTTTCCGGCGCGGTTGATGGACCTGCATCCGGCGACACATCATCAGAAGCTGGCGGTGTTCGACCGCCGTCTGGTTTATATCGGGGGTCTCGATCTTAATGAGCGGCGGTATGATACCAAGCAACATCGCCAAGAGCCGAATCAGACCTGGCATGATGTGCAGGTTCTGGCGACGGGCCCGGTTGCCAAGGCAGCACAGGCACATCTGGAGGGGTTTCTGGCGGCGGTTGCGCGTAAATCCGCGCCGCCGCCCTCTGTTCCGGGATTTTTGCGCACGCTGTCGCGTCGCCGGTTGAGCGCGCCGATGCGGTTGTCACCGCATACGGTGCTGCGCGAGATCGAGAGCGCGCATTTGGCGGCCATCGCCAAGGCGGAGCGGCTGATTTATCTGGAAACGCAGTATTTTCGGTATGTGCCGCTGGCGCGGGCCTTGGCGCGGCGGGCGCGGCAATGCCCGGAGCTGCGCCTGATCCTTGTGCTGCCAGCGGCCCCCGAGGAGGTGGCGTTTTCGAGTGATCCGGGGCTGGATGGGCGGTTTGGCGAGCATCAGCAGGCGCGCGCGCTGGCCTATCTCAAGGCGGCGTTCGGGCCGGAGCGTTTGGTGATCGCGTCGCCGGTGCAGCCGCGCGCCAGCGACAGCGCCGCGCGGGATGCGCTGGAGGGCGCCCCCCTGATCTATGTGCATTCCAAGGTTTCGATCTTTGATGAGGCGGAGGCAATTGTGTCTTCGGCCAATCTCAATGGGCGCAGCATGAGATGGGACACCGAAGCGGGGCTGCATGTGACCCGGCGCGATCAGGTGGCCGAGATTCGGGCAAAGGTCATGGGCTGTTGGTTGCCAAAAGAGGCGGATGCCTCGTTTCTGGATCTCGAAACGGCCTTTGGCGCGTGGCAGGGCATGGTTGGCAGCAATAGCGTGTTGCCGCCCCGGCATCGTAAGGGATTTCTGGTGGATTACGATTCCGATGTTGCCAAGGCGATTGCCATGCCCCTGCCGGGCATGCCCGAAGAGGTGGTTTAA
- a CDS encoding PLDc N-terminal domain-containing protein, translating to MLEITGIGGIILLILDIWAIISVVGSGATTGKKVLWVVLILLLPLLGFILWLLFGPRSGRV from the coding sequence ATGCTTGAGATTACCGGCATTGGCGGGATCATTCTGTTGATCCTCGATATTTGGGCTATCATTTCGGTTGTTGGGTCGGGGGCGACGACAGGCAAGAAGGTGCTTTGGGTTGTGTTGATCCTGTTGCTGCCGCTCTTGGGCTTTATTCTGTGGTTGTTGTTCGGGCCGCGGTCTGGGCGGGTGTGA
- a CDS encoding PRC-barrel domain-containing protein produces MKRILATTAIVALSAMPVLAQSDTTDQTAPSATESSDMTTGQSGANSTPEANAGATSDTTTNADAATMPELSGEERAALTAEDLQGVALYDSADEHVGEISDIVVTDDGQVEHVIVDVGGFLGLGEKPVAVDFDDITLTHDADSVTSSIQATTSLTVEDFETMQEWQG; encoded by the coding sequence ATGAAACGCATTCTCGCAACCACCGCAATCGTCGCACTCAGCGCAATGCCGGTTCTGGCGCAGTCGGACACCACCGATCAAACCGCCCCAAGCGCGACCGAATCCTCTGACATGACCACCGGCCAATCGGGGGCCAACTCGACCCCAGAGGCCAATGCTGGCGCCACGTCAGACACAACCACCAATGCCGACGCCGCAACCATGCCGGAACTGTCCGGCGAGGAACGCGCGGCCCTCACCGCCGAGGATCTGCAAGGCGTGGCGCTCTATGACAGCGCAGACGAGCATGTCGGCGAAATCTCGGACATTGTCGTGACCGATGATGGTCAGGTCGAGCATGTCATCGTCGATGTTGGCGGCTTTCTCGGGCTGGGCGAAAAGCCGGTCGCCGTAGACTTTGACGACATCACCCTGACCCACGACGCGGACAGCGTGACGTCTTCGATCCAGGCCACGACCAGCCTCACGGTCGAGGACTTCGAGACCATGCAAGAATGGCAAGGCTAA
- a CDS encoding phage holin family protein: MSGLVSHFRRRARHAARAAAFTVAGVIFGMAGLAFLTVALWILIATYESALVAHAVIGALYLLLGICFLAFGGQSTDAETAPQPAAPKEPLLQVAEAFAVGLNAGRAARAPRS, from the coding sequence ATGAGCGGCCTTGTCTCTCACTTCCGCCGTCGGGCGCGCCATGCGGCGCGCGCGGCGGCCTTTACCGTCGCAGGCGTGATTTTTGGGATGGCGGGATTGGCCTTTCTGACCGTGGCGCTCTGGATTCTGATCGCCACCTATGAGAGCGCGCTTGTCGCCCATGCCGTGATCGGGGCTCTCTATCTGCTCCTTGGCATCTGCTTTCTGGCCTTTGGCGGTCAATCAACCGACGCAGAGACCGCCCCGCAGCCCGCCGCCCCCAAAGAACCGCTGCTCCAGGTCGCCGAGGCCTTTGCCGTGGGTTTGAACGCCGGTCGCGCCGCGCGCGCCCCACGCTCCTAG
- a CDS encoding pseudouridine synthase: MSDYDPPTDPLEVLHDDHEIVVVNKPAGLLSVPGKGEHLADCLMARVRDVFPTALLVHRLDRDTSGVMIFALTPHAQRHLGLQFEKRQTRKTYVARVWGRLEPEVGVVDLPLIVDWPNRPLQKVCHETGRAALTEWRVLRASDEESRVRLSPKTGRSHQLRVHMLALGHVILGDPLYASGAAREHPRLMLHSEELRLRHPDGGAGVKFRAAVPF; encoded by the coding sequence ATGAGTGACTATGATCCGCCAACCGATCCGCTCGAGGTGCTGCATGACGATCATGAGATCGTCGTGGTGAACAAGCCTGCGGGCCTCTTGAGTGTGCCGGGCAAGGGTGAGCATCTGGCCGATTGCCTGATGGCGCGGGTGCGGGATGTGTTTCCCACCGCGCTCTTGGTGCATCGGTTGGACCGCGATACATCGGGCGTGATGATTTTTGCGCTGACGCCGCATGCGCAGCGGCATCTGGGCCTGCAGTTCGAAAAGCGGCAGACGCGCAAGACCTATGTGGCGCGGGTCTGGGGGCGGCTGGAGCCGGAGGTGGGCGTGGTTGATCTGCCCTTGATCGTGGATTGGCCCAACCGCCCGTTGCAGAAGGTGTGCCATGAGACCGGGCGCGCGGCCCTGACGGAATGGCGGGTGCTGCGCGCAAGCGACGAAGAAAGCCGGGTGCGACTGAGCCCCAAGACCGGGCGCAGCCATCAGTTGCGGGTGCATATGCTGGCGCTGGGCCATGTGATTTTGGGTGACCCTCTTTATGCGAGCGGCGCGGCGCGGGAGCATCCGCGCCTGATGCTGCATTCCGAGGAATTGCGTCTGCGCCATCCGGATGGCGGTGCCGGCGTCAAGTTTCGGGCGGCGGTGCCGTTTTGA
- a CDS encoding AI-2E family transporter produces MHRLFVNDDPTLRMAVIVIALILSFAALKIGGDIFAPMTLAIVTGVMLAPVTDVFERIGFSTGLAASTVLILGVSAIGILAILAEPVIWQIAEELPRIQYELRSIIAEFSNLIRGLQEINREVEAALGAAPTPAKDAGEGGSLPSITSALFMAPLVLAQALVFCGTLFFFLLTRKGMYAWLSLWIGTPDDTADILRRFTNAERLVARYFLAISSINAGLGAALGGALLLINLPGPFVWAMVAALLNFVLYVGPMTVTAGLLVAGIVAFDDLMVLAPPAIFLALNMLEAQFATPALVGRHISVNPLLIFVSLVFWLWLWGPIGGIIAIPVLVIALALLDIFAVDGEPDKSGP; encoded by the coding sequence ATGCACAGATTATTCGTCAACGATGACCCGACTCTTCGCATGGCGGTGATCGTGATCGCCCTCATCCTCAGCTTTGCCGCCCTCAAAATCGGCGGGGATATCTTCGCACCGATGACCTTGGCCATCGTCACCGGGGTCATGCTCGCCCCCGTCACGGATGTCTTCGAGAGGATCGGATTTTCCACAGGTCTCGCCGCCTCAACCGTGCTGATCCTCGGGGTCTCGGCCATTGGCATCTTGGCCATACTGGCCGAACCCGTGATCTGGCAGATCGCCGAAGAATTGCCGCGCATCCAATACGAACTCCGCTCGATCATCGCGGAATTCAGCAACCTCATTCGCGGTCTGCAAGAAATCAACCGAGAGGTCGAAGCCGCACTTGGTGCCGCTCCAACCCCCGCAAAGGACGCCGGGGAAGGCGGCAGCCTCCCAAGCATCACAAGCGCGCTCTTCATGGCCCCTCTGGTTCTGGCGCAGGCGCTGGTCTTTTGCGGTACGCTTTTCTTCTTTTTGCTGACCCGCAAGGGCATGTATGCTTGGCTGTCGCTCTGGATCGGCACCCCGGACGATACCGCCGACATTCTACGCCGCTTTACCAATGCCGAACGGCTGGTGGCCCGCTATTTCCTTGCAATTTCCAGCATAAACGCCGGCCTTGGCGCGGCCTTGGGCGGGGCACTCTTGTTGATCAACCTGCCGGGGCCTTTCGTCTGGGCCATGGTCGCGGCCTTGCTTAATTTCGTGCTCTACGTCGGGCCGATGACCGTAACTGCGGGGCTGCTCGTGGCTGGCATCGTGGCCTTTGACGATCTGATGGTTCTGGCCCCCCCGGCGATCTTTCTCGCGCTCAACATGCTTGAGGCCCAGTTTGCAACGCCCGCCCTTGTCGGACGCCACATTTCTGTAAACCCGCTCCTGATCTTCGTGTCACTGGTGTTCTGGCTCTGGCTATGGGGGCCCATCGGCGGCATCATCGCCATTCCGGTTCTGGTTATCGCCCTGGCCCTGCTCGACATCTTCGCAGTCGACGGGGAACCAGACAAGAGCGGGCCTTAA